A genomic segment from Klebsiella africana encodes:
- the fdxH gene encoding formate dehydrogenase subunit beta: MAMETQDIIKRSATNPITPAPRARDYKAEVAKLIDVSSCVGCKACQVACSEWNDIRDEVGHCVGVYDNPADLSAKSWTVMRFSETEQNGKLEWLIRKDGCMHCEEPGCLKACPSAGAIIQYANGIVDFQQENCIGCGYCIAGCPFNVPRLNKEDNRVYKCTLCVDRVSVGQEPACVKTCPTGAIHFGTKKEMLEVAEERVAKLKKRGYANAGIYNPPGVGGTHVMYVLHHADQPELYHKLPKEPQIDTSINLWKGALKPLAAAGFIATFAGLIYHYIGIGPNKEVDDDEEKHDE, from the coding sequence ATGGCGATGGAAACACAAGACATTATTAAACGCTCCGCGACTAACCCGATCACGCCCGCGCCGCGCGCGCGGGACTATAAGGCCGAAGTCGCCAAGCTTATCGATGTCTCCTCCTGCGTGGGCTGTAAAGCGTGCCAGGTGGCTTGCTCTGAGTGGAATGACATCCGCGATGAAGTGGGGCACTGCGTCGGGGTGTACGACAACCCGGCGGATCTCAGCGCCAAATCCTGGACGGTGATGCGCTTTAGCGAGACCGAACAGAACGGCAAACTGGAGTGGCTTATCCGCAAGGATGGCTGTATGCACTGCGAAGAGCCGGGCTGCCTGAAGGCCTGCCCGTCCGCCGGGGCGATTATTCAGTACGCCAACGGCATCGTCGATTTCCAGCAGGAAAACTGCATCGGCTGCGGCTACTGCATTGCCGGGTGTCCGTTTAACGTCCCGCGCCTCAATAAAGAGGATAACCGGGTCTATAAATGCACCCTGTGCGTGGATCGGGTCAGCGTCGGCCAGGAGCCGGCCTGCGTGAAAACCTGTCCTACCGGCGCGATCCACTTCGGTACGAAGAAAGAGATGCTGGAGGTGGCCGAGGAGCGGGTGGCTAAGCTTAAAAAACGCGGTTATGCCAACGCCGGGATTTACAACCCGCCGGGCGTCGGCGGCACCCACGTGATGTACGTCCTGCATCATGCCGACCAGCCGGAGCTGTATCACAAACTGCCGAAGGAACCGCAGATCGATACCAGTATCAATCTGTGGAAGGGGGCGCTGAAACCACTGGCGGCGGCGGGCTTTATCGCC